In Pseudomonas sp. PDM14, a genomic segment contains:
- the spoT gene encoding bifunctional GTP diphosphokinase/guanosine-3',5'-bis pyrophosphate 3'-pyrophosphohydrolase codes for MPSIDSLAERLSTYLGPDQVNLVRRAYFYAEQAHDGQRRRSGEAYVTHPLAVANILADMHMDHQSLMAAMLHDVIEDTGIAKEALTAQFGETVSELVDGVSKLTQMNFETKAEAQAENFQKMAMAMARDIRVILVKLADRLHNMRTLEVLSGEKRRRIAKETLEIYAPIANRLGMHSMRVEFEDLGFKAMHPMRSERIRTAVKRARGNRKEIVAKIEESITHCLEREGMQGDVIGREKHLYSIYQKMRGKRRAFNEIMDVYAFRIVVDKVDTCYRVLGAVHNLYKPLPGRFKDYIAIPKANGYQSLHTTLFGMHGVPIEIQIRTREMEEMANNGIAAHWLYKSNDDDQPKGTHARARQWVKGVLEMQQRAGNSLEFIESVKIDLFPDEVYVFTPKGRIMELPKGSTAVDFAYAVHTDVGNSCIACRINRRLAPLSQALESGSTVEIVTAPGARPNPAWLNFVVTGKARTHIRHALKLQRRSESISLGERLLNKVLTGFDSHLEKISPERLQQALGEYRLEVIEDLLEDIGLGNRMAYVVARRLLASEGDESPNAEGPLAIRGTEGLVLSYAKCCTPIPGDPIIGHLSAGKGMVVHLDSCKNISEIRHNPEKCIQLNWAKDVTGEFNVELRVELEHQRGLIALLASSVNAADGNIEKISMDERDGRISVVQLVISVHDRVHLARVIKKLRALTGVIRITRMRA; via the coding sequence TTGCCGAGCATAGACTCACTCGCCGAACGACTGTCGACCTACCTCGGCCCGGACCAGGTCAATCTGGTCCGCCGCGCGTACTTCTACGCCGAGCAGGCGCACGATGGCCAACGCCGCCGCAGTGGCGAGGCCTACGTCACCCACCCGCTTGCCGTCGCCAACATCCTCGCCGACATGCACATGGACCATCAGAGCCTGATGGCCGCGATGCTGCATGACGTGATCGAGGACACCGGCATCGCCAAGGAAGCGCTCACCGCGCAGTTCGGCGAAACCGTCTCGGAACTGGTCGACGGGGTCAGCAAACTGACCCAGATGAACTTCGAGACCAAGGCCGAAGCCCAGGCCGAGAACTTCCAGAAGATGGCCATGGCCATGGCCCGCGATATCCGCGTGATCCTGGTCAAGCTGGCCGACCGCCTGCACAACATGCGCACCCTGGAAGTGCTGTCCGGCGAGAAGCGCCGGCGCATCGCCAAGGAAACCCTGGAAATCTACGCGCCCATCGCCAACCGGCTGGGCATGCACAGCATGCGCGTGGAGTTCGAGGACCTCGGTTTCAAGGCCATGCACCCGATGCGCTCCGAGCGCATCCGTACCGCGGTCAAGCGGGCGCGCGGCAACCGCAAGGAAATCGTCGCCAAGATCGAGGAATCGATCACTCACTGCCTCGAACGTGAAGGCATGCAGGGCGATGTGATCGGCCGCGAGAAGCACCTGTACAGCATCTACCAGAAGATGCGTGGCAAGCGCCGGGCGTTCAACGAGATCATGGATGTCTACGCCTTCCGCATCGTGGTCGACAAGGTCGACACCTGCTACCGCGTGCTCGGCGCCGTGCACAATCTGTACAAACCCCTGCCGGGGCGCTTCAAGGACTACATCGCGATCCCCAAGGCCAACGGCTACCAGTCGCTGCACACCACTCTGTTCGGCATGCACGGCGTGCCCATCGAAATCCAGATCCGCACCCGTGAAATGGAAGAGATGGCCAACAACGGCATCGCCGCGCACTGGCTGTACAAATCCAACGATGACGACCAGCCCAAGGGCACCCATGCCCGTGCGCGGCAGTGGGTCAAAGGCGTGCTGGAAATGCAGCAACGCGCCGGCAACTCGCTGGAATTCATCGAGAGCGTGAAGATCGACCTGTTCCCGGACGAGGTCTACGTGTTCACGCCCAAGGGCCGCATCATGGAGCTGCCGAAAGGCTCCACGGCGGTCGACTTCGCCTACGCGGTGCACACCGACGTCGGCAACAGCTGCATCGCCTGCCGTATCAACCGCCGTCTGGCACCGCTATCGCAGGCCCTGGAAAGCGGCTCCACGGTGGAAATCGTCACTGCCCCCGGCGCGCGGCCAAACCCGGCCTGGCTCAACTTCGTGGTCACCGGCAAGGCGCGCACGCACATCCGCCATGCGCTCAAGCTGCAGCGCCGCTCGGAATCGATCAGCCTCGGCGAGCGCCTGCTGAACAAGGTGCTGACCGGCTTCGACAGTCACCTCGAGAAGATTTCCCCCGAGCGCTTGCAGCAGGCCCTCGGCGAATACCGCCTGGAGGTCATCGAAGACCTGCTCGAAGACATCGGCCTGGGCAATCGCATGGCTTACGTGGTCGCCCGACGCCTGCTGGCCAGCGAAGGCGACGAATCGCCGAATGCCGAAGGCCCGCTGGCAATCCGCGGTACCGAAGGCCTGGTGCTCAGCTACGCCAAGTGCTGCACGCCGATCCCCGGCGACCCGATCATCGGCCACCTGTCCGCCGGCAAGGGCATGGTCGTGCACCTGGACAGCTGCAAGAACATCAGCGAAATCCGCCACAACCCGGAAAAATGCATCCAGCTCAACTGGGCCAAGGATGTCACCGGCGAATTCAACGTCGAACTGCGCGTCGAGCTGGAGCACCAGCGCGGCCTGATCGCCCTGCTCGCCAGCAGCGTCAACGCCGCCGACGGCAACATCGAGAAGATCAGCATGGACGAGCGCGACGGTCGCATCAGCGTGGTCCAGCTGGTCATCAGCGTGCATGACCGCGTACACCTGGCCCGGGTGATCAAGAAACTGCGCGCCCTCACCGGGGTGATCCGCATCACCCGCATGCGCGCCTGA
- the rph gene encoding ribonuclease PH has protein sequence MKRPSGRASTQLRAVRITRNYTKHAEGSVLVEFGDTKVICTASVESGVPRFLKGQGQGWLTAEYGMLPRATGDRNQREASRGKQGGRTLEIQRLIGRSLRAALDMSKLGENTIYIDCDVIQADGGTRTASITGAMVALADALKVLKKRGALKGEPLKQMVAAVSVGIYQGEPVLDLDYLEDSAAETDLNVVMTDAGGFIEVQGTAEGAPFQPEELNAMLALAQQGMRELFELQRAALVD, from the coding sequence ATGAAACGTCCCAGTGGCCGTGCCTCCACCCAGTTGCGCGCTGTTCGCATCACCCGCAACTACACCAAGCATGCCGAGGGTTCGGTACTGGTCGAGTTCGGTGACACCAAGGTCATCTGCACCGCGAGCGTCGAATCCGGCGTGCCGCGTTTCCTCAAGGGCCAGGGCCAGGGCTGGCTGACCGCCGAGTACGGCATGCTGCCGCGCGCCACCGGCGATCGTAACCAGCGCGAAGCCAGCCGTGGCAAGCAGGGCGGCCGCACCCTGGAAATCCAGCGCCTGATCGGCCGTTCGCTGCGCGCCGCGCTGGACATGAGCAAGCTGGGCGAGAACACCATCTATATCGACTGCGATGTGATCCAGGCCGACGGCGGCACCCGCACTGCGTCGATTACTGGTGCCATGGTTGCACTGGCCGATGCGCTGAAGGTGCTGAAGAAGCGCGGCGCGCTCAAGGGCGAGCCGCTCAAGCAGATGGTCGCCGCGGTTTCCGTGGGCATCTACCAGGGCGAGCCGGTACTGGATCTGGACTACCTGGAAGACTCGGCTGCCGAGACCGACCTCAACGTGGTCATGACCGACGCTGGCGGTTTCATCGAAGTGCAGGGCACGGCTGAAGGCGCCCCCTTCCAGCCAGAAGAGCTGAATGCCATGCTGGCCTTGGCCCAGCAGGGCATGCGCGAGTTGTTCGAGCTACAGCGCGCGGCCCTGGTCGACTAA
- a CDS encoding RidA family protein: MSKSVISSDKAPAAIGTYSQAIKAGNTVYLSGQIPLDPQTMELVQGFEEQTVQVFENLKAVIEAAGGSFKDLVKLNIFLTDLSHFAKVNEVMGRYFEQPYPARAAIGVAALPRGALVEMDGILVLE, encoded by the coding sequence ATGAGCAAGAGCGTGATCAGCAGCGACAAGGCCCCAGCCGCCATCGGCACCTACTCCCAGGCGATCAAGGCAGGCAACACCGTGTACCTGTCCGGGCAGATCCCACTGGACCCGCAAACCATGGAACTGGTGCAAGGCTTCGAAGAGCAGACCGTACAGGTGTTCGAAAACCTCAAGGCCGTGATCGAAGCGGCCGGCGGCTCGTTCAAGGACCTGGTCAAGCTGAACATCTTCCTCACCGACCTCAGCCACTTCGCCAAGGTCAACGAAGTCATGGGCCGCTACTTCGAGCAGCCTTACCCGGCCCGCGCCGCCATCGGCGTGGCCGCTTTGCCGCGCGGTGCGCTGGTGGAAATGGACGGCATCCTGGTTCTCGAATAA
- a CDS encoding YicC/YloC family endoribonuclease, which yields MVHSMTAFARVEGAGANGTLSWELRSVNHRYLEPHLRLPEAFRDLEGAVREALRQGLSRGKVECTLRFAEDNAGKALQIDSERARQLIAAAESVASLIKQPAPLNPLEVLAWPGVLVADAADPQALNAAALALFNQALSELKNGRGREGTELAKLLDERLDGILAEVASMRELVPQMLAGQRQKILDRFNEMKAELDPQRLEQELVMLAQKSDVAEELDRLSTHVTEVRRVLKAGGAAGRRLDFLMQELNREANTLGSKAFDPRSTQAAVNLKVLIEQMREQVQNIE from the coding sequence ATGGTGCACAGCATGACGGCCTTCGCCCGCGTCGAAGGGGCAGGCGCCAACGGCACCCTGAGCTGGGAACTGCGCTCGGTCAATCACCGTTATCTGGAGCCGCACCTGCGCCTGCCGGAAGCCTTCCGCGACCTCGAAGGCGCGGTGCGCGAAGCCCTGCGTCAGGGCCTGTCGCGCGGCAAGGTGGAATGCACCCTGCGCTTCGCCGAAGACAACGCCGGCAAGGCACTGCAGATCGACAGCGAACGCGCCCGTCAGCTGATCGCCGCCGCCGAAAGCGTGGCCAGCCTGATCAAGCAGCCAGCCCCGCTCAATCCGCTGGAAGTGCTGGCCTGGCCCGGCGTACTGGTGGCCGACGCCGCCGATCCGCAGGCGCTGAACGCCGCCGCCCTCGCCCTGTTCAACCAGGCGCTGAGCGAGCTGAAGAATGGCCGCGGTCGCGAAGGCACCGAGCTGGCCAAGCTGCTCGACGAGCGTCTGGATGGCATCCTCGCAGAGGTCGCGTCGATGCGCGAACTGGTGCCACAGATGCTCGCCGGCCAACGGCAGAAGATCCTCGACCGCTTCAACGAGATGAAAGCCGAGCTCGACCCGCAGCGCCTGGAGCAGGAGCTGGTGATGCTCGCGCAAAAGAGCGACGTGGCCGAAGAGCTCGACCGCCTCAGCACCCACGTCACCGAAGTGCGCCGCGTGCTCAAGGCCGGCGGCGCAGCCGGGCGACGCCTGGACTTCCTCATGCAGGAACTCAACCGCGAAGCCAACACCCTCGGCTCCAAGGCCTTCGACCCGCGCAGCACGCAGGCGGCGGTCAATCTCAAGGTCCTGATCGAGCAGATGCGCGAACAGGTTCAGAACATCGAATAA
- the gmk gene encoding guanylate kinase, with translation MTTTGTLYIVSAPSGAGKTSLVKALIEAAPQIRVSVSHTTRAMRPGEADGVNYHFVPREEFLAMLDRNEFLEHAQVFDNLYGTSQRWVEKTLAEGYDLILEIDWQGAQQVRKLMPQAKSIFILPPTQEALRHRLTNRGQDSGEIIERRMREAVSEMSHYVEYDYIVINDDFAHALTDLQAIFRANQLCQQPQQQRHAGLLSELLA, from the coding sequence ATGACCACCACCGGCACTCTCTACATCGTTTCCGCCCCGTCCGGCGCCGGCAAGACCAGCCTGGTCAAGGCGCTGATCGAGGCCGCCCCGCAGATCCGCGTTTCCGTGTCGCACACCACCCGCGCCATGCGCCCGGGCGAGGCGGACGGGGTGAACTACCACTTCGTTCCTCGCGAGGAATTCCTCGCCATGCTCGATCGCAACGAATTCCTCGAGCATGCCCAGGTCTTCGACAACCTCTACGGCACCTCGCAGCGCTGGGTCGAGAAGACCCTTGCCGAAGGCTACGACCTGATTCTGGAGATCGACTGGCAAGGCGCGCAGCAGGTGCGCAAGCTGATGCCGCAGGCGAAATCGATCTTCATCCTGCCACCGACCCAGGAAGCCCTGCGCCATCGCCTGACCAATCGCGGCCAGGACAGCGGCGAGATCATCGAACGACGCATGCGCGAAGCCGTCAGCGAAATGAGCCACTACGTCGAGTACGACTACATCGTGATCAACGACGATTTCGCCCACGCCCTGACCGACCTGCAGGCGATTTTCCGCGCCAATCAGCTGTGCCAGCAGCCACAGCAGCAGCGTCACGCCGGCCTGCTCAGCGAACTGCTGGCCTGA
- a CDS encoding DUF808 domain-containing protein translates to MAGANLLALLDDIASVLDDVSVMTKVAAKKTAGVLGDDLALNAQQVSGVKAERELPVVWAVAKGSLLNKAILVPAALLISAFAPWAVTPLLMLGGAFLCYEGFEKLAHKFLHSKEEDSSQHAQRVEALADPSVDIQAFEKDKIKGAIRTDFILSAEIIAITLGVVAAQPFIQQVTVLSGIALVMTVGVYGLVAGIVKLDDAGLYLSQRGNAAAQQIGRGILWLAPWLMKALSVIGTAAMFMVGGGILTHGIPVVHEAIHHAALAAATLPAIGGVLAVITPTLLDALFGVAAGAVVLAVVGATSKLWRSLRGGAAG, encoded by the coding sequence GTGGCTGGAGCCAATCTGTTAGCCCTGCTCGACGATATCGCCAGCGTGCTGGACGATGTGTCGGTGATGACCAAGGTGGCGGCGAAGAAAACCGCTGGTGTACTCGGCGATGACCTCGCGCTGAATGCGCAGCAGGTCTCCGGGGTCAAGGCCGAGCGCGAATTGCCGGTGGTCTGGGCGGTGGCCAAGGGCTCGCTGCTGAACAAGGCCATTCTGGTGCCGGCGGCGCTGCTGATCAGCGCCTTCGCGCCCTGGGCCGTCACGCCGCTGCTGATGCTGGGTGGTGCCTTTCTCTGCTACGAAGGCTTCGAGAAGCTGGCGCACAAGTTCCTGCACAGCAAGGAAGAAGACAGTAGCCAACATGCGCAGCGGGTCGAGGCGCTGGCCGATCCGAGCGTGGACATCCAGGCGTTCGAGAAGGACAAGATCAAGGGCGCAATCCGTACCGACTTCATCCTTTCCGCGGAAATCATCGCGATCACCCTGGGCGTGGTGGCGGCGCAGCCGTTCATCCAGCAGGTCACCGTGTTGTCCGGCATCGCCTTGGTGATGACCGTTGGCGTGTACGGCCTGGTCGCCGGTATCGTCAAGCTGGATGACGCCGGGCTCTATCTCAGCCAACGCGGCAATGCGGCGGCGCAGCAGATTGGACGTGGGATTCTCTGGCTGGCGCCATGGCTGATGAAGGCGCTGTCGGTGATCGGTACGGCGGCGATGTTCATGGTCGGCGGCGGAATCCTTACCCACGGCATTCCGGTGGTGCACGAGGCGATTCATCACGCGGCGCTGGCGGCTGCCACGTTGCCTGCCATCGGCGGTGTGCTGGCGGTGATCACGCCGACCCTGCTCGACGCGCTGTTCGGCGTGGCGGCAGGTGCCGTGGTGCTTGCGGTGGTTGGCGCGACGTCGAAGCTGTGGCGTTCGCTACGCGGCGGAGCGGCCGGCTGA
- a CDS encoding type IV secretion protein Rhs: protein MRHTSLLGLLLLALTAQADQRHYDSSGRYLGRTDDSGRHYDSSGHYTGRTDANGQRYDDSGHYLGRQSESGGNYDASGRYTGRQDQDGRKYDASGHYEGRQDRDGRQYDSSGRYTGRSDD, encoded by the coding sequence ATGCGCCACACCTCATTGCTAGGGCTGCTATTACTCGCCCTGACTGCCCAGGCTGACCAGCGCCACTACGACAGCAGCGGACGTTATCTGGGCCGCACGGACGACAGCGGCCGCCATTACGACAGCAGTGGCCACTATACCGGCAGAACCGATGCCAATGGCCAGCGCTACGATGACAGCGGGCACTACCTCGGCCGGCAAAGCGAAAGCGGCGGCAACTATGACGCCAGCGGACGTTACACCGGACGCCAGGACCAGGATGGCCGCAAGTACGACGCCAGTGGACACTATGAAGGCAGGCAGGACCGGGACGGCCGGCAATACGACTCCAGCGGGCGTTATACCGGTCGCTCTGACGACTGA
- a CDS encoding DUF4870 domain-containing protein, producing MDEQNLTPLPSQDARQWAMFCHLAALIGLVFPFGNLLGPLIVWQLKREVDPFIDDQGKEAMNFQITVAIAAVVCMLLMVVVVGFLLLPLIGLLALVLSIIAGVKANEGKAYRYPLCWRLIK from the coding sequence ATGGACGAGCAGAACCTCACCCCTCTTCCCAGTCAGGATGCCCGGCAGTGGGCGATGTTCTGCCACCTCGCCGCGCTGATCGGCCTGGTGTTTCCGTTCGGCAATCTGCTCGGGCCGCTGATCGTCTGGCAGCTCAAGCGCGAGGTCGATCCGTTCATTGATGACCAGGGCAAGGAAGCGATGAACTTCCAGATCACCGTGGCCATCGCCGCGGTGGTGTGCATGCTGCTGATGGTTGTGGTGGTGGGTTTCCTGCTGCTACCGCTGATCGGCCTGCTAGCGCTGGTGCTGAGCATCATTGCCGGGGTCAAGGCCAATGAAGGCAAGGCCTACCGCTATCCACTGTGCTGGCGGTTGATCAAGTAA
- the exbD gene encoding TonB system transport protein ExbD: MGLHLNEGGDDLQENHEINVTPFIDVMLVLLIIFMVAAPLATVDVKVDLPASSAKPAPRPDKPIYLSIKDDNSLFLDNEQVDPAQLGAVLDKLTNADKDKTIFVRGDKGVDYGDLMGVMDNLRGAGYLKVGLVGLETVGKQ; the protein is encoded by the coding sequence ATGGGTCTGCATCTGAACGAAGGTGGTGACGATCTCCAGGAAAACCACGAGATCAACGTAACGCCCTTCATCGACGTCATGCTCGTGCTGCTGATCATCTTCATGGTCGCGGCACCCCTGGCTACCGTCGACGTCAAGGTCGACCTGCCGGCCTCCAGCGCCAAACCGGCGCCGCGTCCGGACAAACCGATCTACCTGAGCATCAAGGACGACAACAGCCTGTTCCTCGACAACGAGCAGGTCGATCCGGCCCAGCTCGGCGCCGTGCTCGACAAGCTGACCAACGCCGACAAGGACAAGACCATCTTCGTCCGTGGCGACAAAGGCGTGGACTACGGCGACCTGATGGGTGTGATGGACAACCTGCGCGGTGCCGGCTACCTGAAAGTCGGCCTGGTGGGCCTGGAAACGGTCGGCAAACAATGA
- a CDS encoding NAD-dependent epimerase/dehydratase family protein has translation MSAAPTLMIAGCGDVGGRLAQRMDQAGWRVFGLRRNVAALPAGIQPVAGDLYQAQCPEQWPSEPLDYLVYAAAATAHDEAGYREAYVDGLRHVLAWLAAHGQRPRRVLFVSSSGVYAQDGGVWIDETSPAEAEGYSGRIMREAENLLLGSDLPGTLVRLTGIYGPGREWLINQVRMGYRVVSEPPLYGNRIHTDDAAGLLAFLLQADRRGVALDDCYIGVDDEPAALHEVVGWLRERLGVSHWAEESTVRRSGSKRCSNARARALGWAPQYPSYREGYAAILSADQSSERPV, from the coding sequence ATGTCTGCTGCTCCGACCCTGATGATTGCTGGCTGTGGTGATGTAGGCGGGCGACTGGCCCAGCGCATGGACCAGGCCGGCTGGCGCGTGTTCGGTCTGCGCCGAAACGTCGCAGCCCTGCCCGCGGGCATCCAGCCGGTGGCGGGTGACCTCTACCAGGCGCAGTGCCCCGAGCAGTGGCCGAGCGAGCCGCTGGACTATCTGGTGTACGCGGCTGCGGCCACCGCGCATGACGAGGCCGGCTACCGCGAGGCCTATGTTGATGGCCTGCGCCATGTGCTGGCCTGGCTTGCGGCCCATGGCCAGCGCCCTAGGCGCGTGCTGTTCGTTTCCAGTAGCGGCGTTTATGCCCAGGATGGCGGCGTGTGGATCGACGAAACCTCGCCCGCCGAGGCCGAGGGCTATTCCGGGCGCATCATGCGTGAGGCCGAAAACCTGCTGCTGGGCAGCGACCTGCCCGGCACGCTGGTACGCCTGACCGGCATCTACGGACCGGGCCGCGAGTGGCTGATCAATCAGGTGCGCATGGGTTATCGCGTTGTCAGCGAGCCGCCGTTGTATGGCAATCGTATCCATACCGACGATGCGGCCGGGCTACTCGCCTTCCTGCTGCAGGCCGACCGCCGCGGCGTGGCGCTGGACGATTGCTACATCGGCGTCGACGACGAGCCGGCGGCGCTGCATGAAGTGGTTGGCTGGCTGCGCGAGCGCCTGGGCGTCAGCCACTGGGCAGAGGAGTCCACCGTGCGCCGTTCCGGTAGCAAACGCTGCAGCAACGCCCGTGCCCGCGCCTTGGGTTGGGCGCCGCAGTACCCGAGCTACCGGGAAGGCTACGCCGCTATCCTGAGTGCTGATCAGTCGTCAGAGCGACCGGTATAA
- the exbB gene encoding tonB-system energizer ExbB, producing the protein MNSIATSAQPNPVSPSRALRVMGALLFSLLLAPVCSFAEEPVAAPATPPAVSAEADSAAAPSATAPAATPAEAGAAVDPNAAAVDPNAPVDPNAPTDEELLAEEQGLVHDLSPWGMYQNADIVVKSVMIGLVLASILTWTVWVAKSIELIGARRRLQRELLDLKGARNLNQAAEQARTKHSFSSLLIDDARDELKLSSGCREKEGIKERVSFRLERLVAACGREMSKGTGVLATIGSTAPFVGLFGTVWGIMNSFIGIAKSQTTNLAVVAPGIAEALLATALGLVAAIPAVIIYNVFARSIASYKAQVADASAQVLLLVSRDLDHQSSGDRSQQPHMVKAV; encoded by the coding sequence ATGAACTCTATCGCTACCAGCGCTCAGCCCAACCCTGTTTCCCCATCGCGCGCTCTGCGTGTCATGGGCGCCCTGCTCTTCAGCCTGCTGCTGGCCCCGGTCTGCAGCTTCGCCGAAGAGCCGGTCGCCGCGCCGGCGACGCCGCCAGCCGTCAGCGCCGAAGCAGACTCCGCTGCCGCGCCGAGTGCCACTGCCCCGGCCGCGACCCCGGCTGAAGCAGGCGCTGCGGTCGACCCGAATGCTGCTGCCGTCGACCCGAACGCGCCGGTCGATCCCAACGCACCGACCGACGAAGAACTGCTCGCCGAAGAGCAGGGCCTGGTCCACGATCTGTCGCCGTGGGGCATGTACCAGAACGCCGACATCGTGGTGAAGAGCGTGATGATCGGCCTGGTCCTGGCCTCGATCCTGACCTGGACCGTGTGGGTCGCCAAGAGCATCGAGCTGATCGGCGCCCGCCGCCGCCTGCAGCGCGAACTGCTGGACCTGAAAGGCGCGCGCAACCTCAACCAGGCTGCCGAACAGGCCCGCACCAAGCACAGCTTCAGCAGCCTGCTGATCGATGACGCCCGCGACGAGCTGAAGCTCTCCTCCGGCTGCCGCGAGAAGGAAGGCATCAAGGAACGTGTCAGCTTCCGCCTGGAGCGCCTGGTCGCCGCCTGCGGTCGCGAGATGAGCAAAGGCACCGGCGTGCTCGCCACCATCGGTTCCACCGCGCCCTTCGTCGGCCTGTTCGGTACCGTATGGGGCATCATGAACAGCTTCATCGGCATCGCCAAATCGCAGACCACCAACCTCGCCGTGGTCGCCCCCGGCATCGCCGAGGCCCTGCTGGCTACCGCCCTGGGTCTGGTCGCGGCGATTCCTGCGGTGATCATCTACAACGTCTTCGCCCGCTCCATCGCCAGCTACAAGGCGCAGGTAGCCGACGCGTCGGCACAGGTTCTGCTGCTGGTCAGCCGCGACCTCGACCATCAGTCGAGCGGTGATCGCAGCCAACAGCCGCACATGGTCAAGGCGGTCTGA
- the rpoZ gene encoding DNA-directed RNA polymerase subunit omega has protein sequence MARVTVEDCLDNVDNRFELVMLATKRSRQLATGGKEPKVAWENDKPTVVALREIAAGLVDYDVIAQDDLVEEEPFFAALEDEANEPL, from the coding sequence ATGGCCCGCGTTACTGTTGAAGACTGCCTGGACAACGTCGATAACCGCTTCGAGCTGGTCATGCTCGCCACCAAGCGCTCCCGTCAACTGGCCACCGGCGGCAAAGAGCCCAAGGTAGCCTGGGAAAACGACAAGCCCACCGTCGTCGCCCTGCGCGAAATCGCTGCCGGCCTGGTCGACTACGACGTCATCGCCCAGGACGACCTGGTCGAGGAAGAACCGTTCTTCGCTGCCCTCGAGGACGAGGCCAACGAGCCTCTGTAA